The window TGAGgttgaaacccagggctttggcttcatgaatgctaggcaagaactactaactgagctacctccccattctcttgctgtttgtttttcaggtGTGAGCATGTGAGTGACTCTGTTTCAAGGTAATAACAGAGccattgaggaagacattcaagGTCATACATACTCTGGCTTCCagatgtatttatatgtgtatgcatcatctggagctgtagttacaggtggctgtaagCTGTGTGACATGGGTGTTGAGGATTGAATCTAAACTTAGCCCTCTATAATGCTCTCTAGCCCAtgcactgttttgtttgtttgttttgctttttgagacagggtttctctgtgtagctttgcacctttcctggatcttgctctgtagaccaggctggcctttaactcacagagatctgcctggctctgcctcccgagtgctgggattaaaggcgtgcacaaccaccaccacccggcatccatgcaatattttttattttggttaagagcatggactcctcttccagaggacccggattcaattcccagcaaccacacaacatctcacagttgtctgtaactccagtccctggagACCTAATACCATTGGCAAATaatgaaaatcattaaaaataatctttttgagTGAGTGGTAagaagtgtgcatgcatgtgtatggaggccagaagttgacaatGGGCattttcctcaattgcttttATGCTTTTCCTCACTTTTtcaaacagaataaaatgaaCCTTGGGCTAATTCTACTAGAATTATTGGCTGGCAAGCAAGCCCACGGTTCTTCCCTCCTGCTTCCCTAGCCtttggggttacaagtgtgtgccatcatgacCAGCTTTTGATGTGGGTGAAAAACTCAGGCCTCATGTTTGCACAAGCACTTAACCTACTGAAACATCCCAACccagtttattattttttcttgttcactTTTTTAAGTGAACAATTAGTTTCATGAATTTTACATggtgtatatgcctgtgtggaggtcataagataacttgtgagagttggttctcctctaccatgtgagtcctggagatTAAATTCAGGTTTTCAGCCTCAATGGcaagtggtttgtttgttttgtttttcctgaaccATCTTGTTGGATCATTATGATattactttttttattatatttatgtgtgtaggcacatgtgtgtgtcattgtgaaaagtcagaaaacaacttctttgtcagaaaacagttttcttttctggGTCCTGAGGATGGAACCAAGGTGGTCAGgtgtggcagcaagtgcctttacctactgagacaaTTTGGCAGCTCAGTTATGACATTTTCAGACATTATTATCTCATATTTCTAAAACCATAAGAGACTTGTTTACTTGTcaagttttcttctctgtgtatatTGAGTTTATTCCAAGTCACTTTTGTCTGTATGAATCTCTATTACTCGTGTGAGAAGATTTCCTCACATATCCGGTGATCTTTGGCCTAATATTTATGATTAAACACTGAAAAactcattgaaaaaaatcaactgtaTCCTTATATAAATTTATGAGTATActaagaaaatgggaagaatcaTCTACTAAAGATAAGGATAGCaatttatatataatgtttttccagacagggtttctgtgtagctttgtgcctttcctggatttcactctgtaaaccaggctggcctcgaactcacaaagatcctggctctgcctccgagtgctgggattaaaggtgtgcgccaccaccacccggcagcatttacatttttgagatagggtctcagtatgtagaccaggctgatctcaaacttgcaATAAtactcttctctctgcctggggCAACAGGTGGCACTATCACACCTGGCCCTATCATACTTAAAAGTGTGATAaagcgggggctggagagatggttcatcagcttagagcactggctgctctttcagaggacccgggttcacttcttagcacccacatggtagctcacaattgtctgtaactccagttccagggaatcccatgcccccttctgacctccacaggtaccagatatgcatgcacatggtgtacatacatgcatgtaggcaaaaaaTCTGAATacagcaaataaaaatgaatctttttccAGATTTATGCCATATATAAAGATCAAACCcagaatttaaaaaactaaaaagtacAAGTATGAAAATTATATCAGGTCTAGAAATATGGTTCAGGTTCAAGGTTCATGCCTCACAGGCCTATGGCAGCATGCCCAGCTCATGTGACATATTCAAAACCACAAAACTGATCAGTTAACACAGAAGAGTACTATTTAATCTTGGGTtagaagagatttaaaaaaaaaaaacgaaaacaatGCACACTAACCAAAGAGTTTAACACCCAAAGATAACTTTGGCTatagtgagaaaaataaaaagcagctgggtggtggtggtgcacgactttaatctcagtacttgggaggcagagccaggcggatctcagtgagttggagaccggcctggtttacaaagtgagataCAGgtcagtcaggactgttacacagagaaaccctgtcttgaaaaacaaacaaacaaaaagaaaaacaaaagcttcaCCAACCAAAAAATGTATGAGAACAAAATAACAGATTTAGTTGTTTGtgctagggtttctctgtatagccatggcagtcctggaattcagagaccagactggcttcagagatctgcctaccaagtgctgggactacaggtgggCACCACTTCTCTCCCAGCCCCCAATaggattgttgttgttttctaactACTATCTCTGTGTTTGATTGTTACACTTTTTGCTTtgttatgttttttgagacagggtttctctatgtagccctggctcctGGAATGATgtaacaagttctaggacagccgggCTAGTCCATGGTCAGCCCTTGATtcaaaaaaatacttaaaaagaaaaacttcagcttagctaaaaaaatttaattaaaaaaatctatttttgctAATTATATTTTTTCTAACATTAattaaaaccaataaataaataattacttagaaaataaataaagaaatagcaaattaaaaataaaatatctcatgAATTATTCAGTTAGTGGTCTTGTACTTAGGGAAGCAGTTATCTTACTTTCCTTCAAATATCTTTTGGCAATCTGAGATATTCTTTTCTAGAAATATTACTGGAATTATCTCTAGTTATTTCCTTAgtaataaaatctttttcttcttgtgtctAACTCTCATTTATTAAATCTTgttttggaaatggaaaaaaattatttaaaaaataataataatgaagggctggagagacacctcagtgggtaaaaatacCTGTTATCAAGCCTGAAATTTTGAGTTGGAACTCACACtgtggaaagaactgactcccacatgtGACTCCCACATTCCTGGTGTACACATACAATATAAAGTTGTAAGCCAAGATACTTTTGGAAACCCTGGATGGTTCTGAAAAGCTAAAGAACCTTGACAAAACCAAGACCCAGACCTTTAGCATAAATAAAGGCTTTATTGGTCAGTTTGGATGAATGACAGACTGGCATAAGCGCAATGAATTGTTTCACACACTCCAGAACCTTAGGGTGACACAGAAAGCTAAGCTGATGGGCAACGGGCAATGGGAAGGGAGTGGAAAGGACCTGAAGGCTTCTGAAGGTTACCAAAGCTACCGAGACCGGAACCAACGTCCTAGGAGCAAATCCAGGAGGGAAAAGGGGTCCTCCAGAGCTGAAGATCCTTCAGAGACTGGATCTAAGGAACCAAGTCGTACATACTGACATACTAAACGAGACAGAGGAAAAGTATCAAGAGTAGGCACATCCTTTCCCCCAGGAGTTAAGAGTCACTCTTAACTCACCACCTGTGGAACTGTCACGTGCTTCTTGATGGGTCACCGTGGTCTCTCTCCGTCCCTCACTGTCCACCACAGTGCGGTGCTCCTCCACTACCTGCAAGAAGTTCCAACATATTTCTAATACTACTATGTTGAGGTTAGTGTTTTCTTATatagttccctctttccagagcATTCTCTGGCCAGTTTTTTAACTCTTCTCTCTCAGCTCACCCCATCTGGCTTGGTGATCTTGGTCACAGAGATGCTCTTGAAATAGGATTTGGGTTGGGGCTGAAGAAGTGGACCGAGACCTTCCTGGGAAACCTGGGAGTCAAGATCTGGAATGGCAGAGGGACAAAAGCCAGGAgagagtggaaaaaagaaaacaggacaagTGTGTGAGGAAGAAACTTCTAAGACAACACCATGGTAAATGTGTCCTCCCTCTAAACTCACCATTGTCCTCTCTGGCTCTAGAATGGGGAGTCACAGGCCATATGTCATCCAACTGTAGAAGAAGCCACACATAGTTGGTGAGAAGACACCTTCCATCTGAAGCTTGAAGGGGCAGAGACCCCAGACTCCTCCTAAGTTACCAAACCCCAGAAATACTTCCATTTGGGCAGCTTATGTTCACATACCTTCTTCTGTAGTTGTGTATGAACTTCTACCAAATAGACTTTCTGAAATACTTTCCTGCATCTTCAagatcttttttttgttgttgttgttttggtttttcaagatagggtttctcatcctggaactcactgtatagaccaggctagccctgaactgacagagatctgcttgcctctacctccctagtgctgcaatcaaaggtgtgcaccaccatacctgactcaagatccttccttccttccttcctttcctttttctttctttctttgtgtgtgtgtgtatgtatttgaggcagggattttctgtgtagaccaggctggccttgaacttcacaGAACTCAGCTTGCccctgcctcaggagtgctgggattaaaggtgtgcaacaccatgcccagcctcaagACCCTTTCTTAACCACAAACTGAAactagtggttaaaaaaaaaaaaattcccacttCCCCTTTGTATTCTATTCTCCTGTactgcaaaaagaaaacagaagcaacAGGGCTTGAAAGATGACCCTCAGGGTAAGGACACCTGATGCTCTTCAGGATATCAGGCAGCTCagagctccaggggattcaacaccacATCACTATgggcacctgcacccacatggtacacaaaaaactcacacaggcacacacacacacacacacataaataagtcttaacagcaacaaaaagctaAAGTAATAAACTCAGAGtaaaaggcaggcagatccctgagcttgaggccagcatgatctacatagcaagttcctggacagctaaAGgatacagagactctgtctcaaaatacacaataaaataaaataaaatagaatagaggGTGGGGCACTCTTGCAGAAAACTGTAGTTTCTAGCTCCCAGTAGAgcaggatggctcacaaccataccGAGAGTTCCAGGTATTCAATGCCCTATTCTGacttctgtgagcaccaggcatatGTGGTGCAGAGACAGGCAAgtggcaaaacattcatacaaatagaataaaataaataaaccttaggGTAGCTGTGCTGGCACACATTTTAACCCAGAGGCACGCAGATCTCtacatttgaggccagtctggtctacacagttgaATTCCAAAccaacaaagaagaaaatccaGATAAATGCACTAATTAGAGGAGCTAGGATCCCCAGAGATCCCAGTAAGCTCTAGTCACTGAACTTCAGGTGCAGAGTACTCACCCTATGAAACGGTCCCTGAGGCCCCCAATCTGGAGCTGGTTTGGGGGATTCAGGTCTAGCATGACTCTCCAAGACCCCCTCAAAGATCTTGGGTTGGTGGCTATCTGGGTACTTAAGCATTGAGTCCCGCAGCGTCTGCCCTTCCCGAAGTCTCTCGCCAGGTGTTTCTGACTCAGGACCTGGAAGCTCTGTAGAAAGTCGGTAAATGATACTGGGATAGGAAAGGACTTAAGACACATGAAATTTTTCTGAAATCAGCTTTTGCAAACTATCCATCCCCAACTACTCTGCAAGGTCCATATTTCACCCACTAACCCATAAGTTCTCCCTCAGGGAAATCTACACACCAGGAGAGTGGGAAGGCAAGGTCCAAGCCCCCATCTCGCTGAAGATGCTATTGAAATCTCGTACTAGATCATCAAAACCAAAGC is drawn from Onychomys torridus chromosome 6, mOncTor1.1, whole genome shotgun sequence and contains these coding sequences:
- the Hax1 gene encoding HCLS1-associated protein X-1 isoform X2, yielding MNFFDLFRGFFGFRGPRSHRDPFFGGMTRDDDDDDDEEEEDRGTWGRGSYRFDGSQPPEEFGFSFTPGGGMRFHDSFGFDDLVRDFNSIFSEMGAWTLPSHSPELPGPESETPGERLREGQTLRDSMLKYPDSHQPKIFEGVLESHARPESPKPAPDWGPQGPFHRLDDIWPVTPHSRAREDNDLDSQVSQEGLGPLLQPQPKSYFKSISVTKITKPDGVVEEHRTVVDSEGRRETTVTHQEARDSSTGDPVSEGSSALEDPFSLLDLLLGRWFRSR
- the Hax1 gene encoding HCLS1-associated protein X-1 isoform X1, translated to MNFFDLFRGFFGFRGPRSNQSGREEERNSTFLRSGVMPQRPGRRRQWGSGERTVSNHRDPFFGGMTRDDDDDDDEEEEDRGTWGRGSYRFDGSQPPEEFGFSFTPGGGMRFHDSFGFDDLVRDFNSIFSEMGAWTLPSHSPELPGPESETPGERLREGQTLRDSMLKYPDSHQPKIFEGVLESHARPESPKPAPDWGPQGPFHRLDDIWPVTPHSRAREDNDLDSQVSQEGLGPLLQPQPKSYFKSISVTKITKPDGVVEEHRTVVDSEGRRETTVTHQEARDSSTGDPVSEGSSALEDPFSLLDLLLGRWFRSR